Proteins from a genomic interval of Methanofollis formosanus:
- a CDS encoding methyltransferase domain-containing protein, translating to MDEGLRGGPTQDEVAAVALWHLRLAPGCAFADVGCGTGKIAVAAARTAGRVLAIDRRPEAAACTRVAAEAAGAENIKTVCGEATDVLAGAGPLDAAFVGGSRDLEQVLGVLAGTVRGRVVVDCVLLETLHRAVRTMQDLGIFREVVSLQVARSHALGPGMMMRPANPVWLVVGEVA from the coding sequence ATGGATGAGGGACTTCGGGGCGGACCGACGCAGGACGAAGTGGCGGCGGTCGCCCTCTGGCACCTGAGGCTTGCGCCGGGGTGCGCCTTTGCAGATGTCGGGTGCGGGACCGGGAAGATCGCGGTGGCCGCGGCCAGGACCGCCGGCCGGGTGCTTGCCATCGACCGCCGGCCAGAGGCGGCGGCCTGCACGAGGGTTGCTGCAGAGGCGGCAGGTGCCGAGAACATCAAGACAGTCTGTGGCGAGGCCACCGATGTCCTTGCGGGTGCCGGACCCCTTGACGCCGCCTTCGTCGGCGGTTCGCGGGACCTCGAGCAGGTGCTCGGGGTACTCGCCGGGACGGTGCGCGGCCGGGTGGTCGTCGACTGTGTCCTGCTGGAAACCCTCCATCGGGCGGTGAGGACGATGCAGGACCTCGGGATCTTCAGGGAGGTCGTCTCCCTCCAGGTGGCCCGCTCCCACGCGCTCGGGCCCGGGATGATGATGCGCCCGGCCAACCCGGTCTGGCTCGTTGTCGGGGAGGTGGCCTGA
- a CDS encoding cobalt-factor II C(20)-methyltransferase — protein MLVGVGIGPGDPELLTVKAVRLIREADVVYVPGRVAAGIIAPYRTDVEVLSFPMTGDEAEIARCMETNADTVAAPAANGLCVFCILGDPNFYGTFGRLSAVLADRHPAVRCTTVPGISAITAFASVAGVPVSGGIGVSDGSEEACRLLLKVTHPKETAARLQAEGFTDFVLVERMYMDGERVYRGDEIPEKSSYFSVLFARR, from the coding sequence ATGCTGGTCGGCGTGGGGATCGGCCCCGGCGACCCCGAACTCCTGACCGTGAAGGCCGTGCGCCTGATCCGAGAGGCCGACGTGGTCTATGTCCCGGGCCGGGTGGCCGCGGGGATCATCGCCCCGTACCGCACCGATGTCGAGGTCCTCTCCTTCCCGATGACCGGGGACGAGGCCGAGATCGCGCGGTGCATGGAGACGAACGCCGATACCGTGGCGGCGCCGGCGGCGAACGGGCTCTGTGTCTTCTGCATCCTCGGCGACCCGAACTTCTACGGGACCTTCGGCCGGCTCTCGGCCGTCCTCGCCGACCGCCACCCCGCGGTCAGGTGCACGACCGTCCCCGGCATCAGCGCGATCACCGCCTTCGCCTCGGTCGCGGGCGTCCCGGTCTCCGGCGGGATCGGCGTGAGCGACGGCTCCGAGGAAGCGTGTCGTCTCCTCCTCAAGGTGACGCACCCGAAGGAGACGGCCGCACGTCTCCAGGCCGAGGGCTTCACCGATTTCGTCCTGGTGGAGCGGATGTATATGGACGGCGAACGGGTCTATCGGGGCGACGAAATCCCTGAGAAAAGCAGTTATTTCAGTGTACTCTTTGCGAGGCGGTGA
- the cobM gene encoding precorrin-4 C(11)-methyltransferase yields MEKIYVVGAGPGNPDLITVKGNDLLMRADVLIYAGSLVNPALVERSPAPEKYDSWGMKLPEMVAVMVEAARAGKTVVRLHSGDPALYGAIVEQIAELERAGVEVEVVPGVSSMFGAAAALKTQYTLRGVSESVVVTRPAGATLATDQIAELSRTGATMVVFLGTAHMEEVLGKVECPPDTPAAVVYHATWPDQKVVRGTVADLAAKARAAGIERSALIIIGGVVNATASDYTNSDLYG; encoded by the coding sequence ATGGAAAAGATCTATGTTGTCGGGGCCGGGCCGGGAAACCCGGACCTGATCACGGTGAAGGGAAACGACCTCCTGATGCGGGCCGACGTCCTCATCTATGCCGGGTCGCTGGTGAACCCGGCGCTGGTCGAGCGGTCGCCGGCGCCTGAGAAGTATGACTCCTGGGGGATGAAACTTCCCGAGATGGTGGCGGTGATGGTCGAGGCGGCCAGGGCCGGGAAGACGGTGGTCCGTCTTCACTCGGGCGACCCGGCACTGTACGGGGCGATCGTCGAGCAGATCGCCGAACTGGAACGGGCTGGGGTCGAGGTCGAGGTGGTCCCAGGGGTCTCATCGATGTTCGGGGCGGCGGCGGCTCTCAAGACCCAGTACACCCTCCGGGGGGTCTCAGAGTCGGTGGTTGTCACCAGGCCCGCCGGGGCGACGCTGGCGACCGACCAGATCGCCGAACTCTCGCGGACCGGGGCGACGATGGTCGTCTTCCTCGGCACCGCACATATGGAGGAGGTGCTCGGAAAGGTCGAGTGCCCGCCCGATACCCCGGCGGCGGTCGTCTACCATGCCACCTGGCCTGACCAGAAGGTGGTGCGGGGCACGGTCGCCGACCTCGCCGCAAAGGCGCGGGCCGCCGGGATCGAGCGCTCGGCCCTGATCATCATCGGCGGCGTGGTGAACGCCACGGCGTCTGACTACACCAACTCAGACCTCTACGGATGA
- the cbiG gene encoding cobalt-precorrin 5A hydrolase, protein MKTAVIALKRFEEEGRRVADVLGGEFLPYFPEVFEEAFAAYEAVVAVMSAGIAVRKCAPLLTTKWRDPAVVVVSPDLRFAVPVLGGHHGANDLAREIGKKIGAVPVISTATEALGRPCVEGVAASVGAEIANPDSTLPVNAAMLDGEVPVYTVGGPAIVVASSAVSVLVEGGEYVVGIGCRRGTATESVVAAVRAALRTAGIGPEEVLVYATTAKKSDEPGLRDGVAALGGVLLYLSAETLNARTPPSPSRAGLIGLVGVAEPAVLALARRGELILKKKVYGDVTVAIGR, encoded by the coding sequence ATGAAGACGGCAGTCATTGCGCTGAAGCGCTTCGAGGAGGAAGGTCGGCGGGTCGCCGACGTCCTCGGCGGCGAGTTTCTCCCGTACTTCCCTGAGGTCTTCGAGGAGGCCTTTGCCGCCTACGAGGCGGTCGTCGCCGTGATGTCGGCAGGGATCGCGGTCAGGAAGTGCGCCCCCCTCCTCACCACCAAGTGGCGGGACCCGGCGGTGGTGGTGGTCAGTCCGGACCTCAGGTTTGCGGTCCCGGTCCTCGGCGGGCACCATGGGGCGAACGACCTCGCCCGCGAGATCGGGAAGAAGATCGGAGCGGTCCCGGTCATCTCGACCGCCACCGAGGCCCTGGGCCGGCCGTGCGTCGAGGGCGTCGCGGCGTCGGTCGGGGCCGAGATCGCAAACCCGGACTCCACTCTTCCGGTGAACGCAGCGATGCTCGACGGCGAGGTGCCGGTCTATACCGTCGGCGGCCCGGCGATCGTCGTCGCCTCCTCTGCCGTCTCGGTCCTGGTGGAGGGCGGAGAATATGTCGTCGGGATCGGGTGCCGGCGCGGGACTGCGACTGAATCGGTCGTGGCGGCGGTGAGGGCGGCCCTCAGGACGGCCGGGATCGGGCCCGAGGAGGTGCTCGTCTATGCCACGACGGCGAAGAAATCCGATGAACCCGGCCTGCGGGACGGCGTCGCCGCGCTGGGGGGCGTCCTCCTGTACCTCAGCGCCGAGACGCTCAACGCCCGGACGCCCCCCTCGCCCTCGCGGGCGGGGCTGATCGGGCTTGTCGGCGTGGCCGAACCGGCGGTGCTTGCCCTTGCACGCCGCGGCGAGTTGATACTGAAGAAAAAAGTCTATGGGGATGTGACAGTTGCAATCGGACGATAA
- the cobJ gene encoding precorrin-3B C(17)-methyltransferase encodes MGIGPGGIAQMTGQAADTIRAAEYVIGNAFYLEQIAPLLGGQDVIRSSMGKEVERAQKCVDLARTHRVVMVSGGDPGVYGMASIVLEVMDRAGVPVEYEVVPGVTASCAGASLLGSPLTGDHVTLSLSDLLTPWETIETRLGLAFQMGVPVALYNPKSHGRPENLSRALAIALRHHSPETPVGLVRNAYRVGQETEVTTLGALAEDDSAVDMRTLVIVGGTETFRMQDGGMLTPRGYGRKYVY; translated from the coding sequence GTGGGCATCGGCCCAGGCGGGATTGCGCAGATGACCGGGCAGGCGGCGGACACGATCCGCGCCGCCGAGTATGTCATCGGCAATGCATTCTATCTGGAACAGATCGCCCCCCTCCTCGGGGGCCAGGACGTGATCAGGAGTTCGATGGGGAAAGAGGTCGAACGGGCGCAGAAGTGCGTCGACCTCGCCCGCACTCACCGGGTGGTCATGGTCAGCGGGGGCGACCCCGGGGTGTACGGGATGGCGAGCATCGTGCTCGAAGTGATGGACCGCGCCGGTGTGCCGGTGGAGTACGAGGTGGTGCCAGGCGTCACGGCCTCGTGCGCCGGGGCCTCGCTCCTCGGCTCCCCGCTCACCGGCGACCATGTCACCCTCTCGCTCTCAGACCTCCTCACTCCCTGGGAGACGATCGAGACACGGCTCGGTCTCGCCTTCCAGATGGGTGTGCCGGTGGCCCTGTACAACCCGAAGAGTCACGGCAGACCGGAAAATCTATCCAGGGCGCTTGCGATCGCCCTCAGGCACCACTCCCCCGAGACCCCGGTGGGGCTGGTGCGAAACGCCTACCGCGTCGGTCAGGAGACAGAGGTGACGACCCTCGGTGCGCTTGCCGAGGACGACTCGGCCGTCGATATGCGCACGCTCGTCATCGTCGGCGGGACCGAGACCTTCAGGATGCAGGACGGCGGGATGCTCACGCCGAGAGGCTATGGGAGGAAGTATGTATATTGA
- a CDS encoding precorrin-8X methylmutase, producing MYIDPGADTPEGYAISRTSRSLARQVIGDRTPEDRIRQRCAISVGDFVMADLVRFRGEAIEAGLAALERGAPIITDIHMVQMGIRKKEHHSEVLCALDYGQEIAAARGITRSSAGFLALRDRLEGAVVVIGNAPSSLLALCAMVREGVRPALVIGMAVGFVNAAESKEELRTLDIPSISTQGTRGGTPPAVAAMNEIVTMYVERTRER from the coding sequence ATGTATATTGACCCGGGCGCCGACACGCCCGAGGGGTATGCGATCTCGCGGACGAGCAGGTCCCTGGCCCGCCAGGTGATCGGCGACCGGACGCCCGAGGACCGGATCAGGCAGCGGTGTGCGATCTCGGTCGGCGACTTCGTGATGGCCGACCTGGTGCGGTTCCGGGGCGAGGCGATCGAGGCCGGGCTTGCGGCCCTGGAGCGGGGCGCGCCCATCATCACCGACATCCATATGGTGCAGATGGGGATCAGGAAGAAGGAGCACCACTCCGAGGTGCTCTGCGCCCTCGACTATGGGCAGGAGATCGCCGCGGCGCGCGGGATCACCCGCTCGTCCGCGGGCTTCCTCGCCCTCCGCGATCGGCTGGAAGGCGCGGTCGTGGTGATCGGGAACGCTCCTTCGTCGCTCCTCGCCCTCTGCGCAATGGTCAGGGAGGGCGTGCGGCCCGCGCTGGTCATCGGGATGGCGGTCGGGTTTGTGAATGCCGCGGAGTCCAAGGAGGAGTTGCGCACTCTCGACATCCCCTCGATCTCGACGCAGGGAACGCGGGGCGGGACGCCGCCGGCGGTCGCGGCGATGAACGAGATCGTCACGATGTATGTGGAGCGGACGCGTGAGAGATGA
- a CDS encoding cobalt-precorrin-5B (C(1))-methyltransferase produces MRDEAIVDPVTGFVYPAEWVGRCTDPAALTLAASGLGVLTADGSVLRRGFTTGTTAAAACRAAVLSLAKPVDAVSLLLPCGLEVVVPARGAGGRGEARKDSGDYHADVTAGLAFVAVAEQVPAGVEVEYGGGVGRFVRETPRYPLGSPAVSPTARATIEGAVGSAAASVGLPGVWVRLSVPDGAAVAAQTLNPRIGVEGGISVLGSTGLVEPWDDHLSESALERVEGAEQVVLTTGRLGLRYARLLFPDREVVLVGVHLGRALAAAKGEVTVCGLPGLVMKFMDAEVLAGTGCATVEELTGTPAWQGVMERTFASFRAAHPTVRVVVVARDGTVLGDSG; encoded by the coding sequence GTGAGAGATGAGGCGATCGTCGACCCGGTGACCGGCTTTGTCTACCCGGCGGAGTGGGTCGGGCGCTGCACCGATCCCGCGGCCCTTACCCTCGCGGCGTCGGGTCTCGGCGTCCTCACCGCCGACGGATCAGTGCTGCGGCGGGGGTTCACGACCGGCACGACGGCCGCGGCGGCATGCCGGGCGGCGGTCCTCTCCCTGGCCAAACCGGTGGACGCGGTCTCGCTCCTCCTCCCGTGCGGCCTGGAGGTCGTCGTCCCGGCCAGGGGTGCCGGCGGCCGCGGCGAGGCAAGGAAGGACTCGGGGGATTATCATGCGGATGTCACCGCGGGCCTCGCGTTCGTGGCCGTGGCAGAGCAGGTCCCGGCCGGGGTGGAGGTCGAGTACGGCGGGGGGGTCGGTCGGTTTGTCCGCGAGACCCCGCGGTATCCGCTGGGGTCACCGGCGGTGAGTCCGACGGCCCGTGCGACGATCGAGGGGGCGGTCGGGTCGGCCGCCGCATCGGTCGGGCTCCCGGGTGTGTGGGTCCGCCTCTCGGTCCCGGATGGCGCCGCGGTCGCGGCGCAGACCCTCAACCCGCGCATCGGGGTGGAGGGCGGGATCTCGGTCCTCGGGTCCACGGGCCTCGTGGAACCCTGGGACGACCACCTCTCAGAGTCGGCGCTGGAACGGGTGGAAGGCGCCGAACAGGTGGTGCTCACCACCGGCAGGCTCGGTCTGCGCTATGCCCGCCTCCTCTTTCCCGACCGTGAGGTCGTGCTCGTCGGCGTGCACCTCGGCCGGGCCCTCGCGGCGGCGAAGGGCGAGGTGACGGTCTGCGGGCTGCCTGGACTGGTCATGAAGTTCATGGACGCTGAGGTGCTTGCCGGGACCGGGTGTGCGACGGTGGAGGAATTGACCGGGACGCCGGCGTGGCAGGGCGTGATGGAGCGGACGTTTGCATCGTTCAGGGCTGCTCACCCGACGGTGCGGGTGGTGGTCGTGGCCAGGGACGGCACGGTGCTGGGGGACTCGGGATGA